The window CACTCCAAGACGGGCGAGCAGCGCCTCAACGTACGCGCCGCTTGGTCCGGCGGAATAGGCGAGCCGAGGTGCCGCGACCACAGCTGATCGGATTGCCTCCGCATTGCCTATCGGTGGAGGCGCATACCCGCTGCGAACCGCCATGGCGACACCAGTCCTGGCGACTGGCTTCTGACCATCAGCTGCCAGATACCCAGCTTCAACGAGCTTTCCGATCGCATCGGAGCCGATCAGGACGATATCAAATGCTTCGCCTCCGGCGATCCGCCGCGTCGTCGCCTCCGTGCCGCTCCAAGTGATCTCAACCCGGCGCCCCGACTGCTCCTGATAAAGCTCGCTCAGCTCTTGGAGCCCACCCTTCACCGCATTGGCAGCGATCACCCTCAATGGGCGCTCCTCCTGCGCGAGCGCACTGCCGACCACTGCCAGCAGCGCAAGTGCAACCGCAACAATCCTTTTGGGGAGTTCTCGTGCCATTGCATCCTCCGATCATTCGACCAAGGTCTTCGCCAGCATTGCGCAATCGCACGATTGTCGCAGTTCAAATCGTCCGCGCAAACCCAAGGGCCTATCGGTCCCGGCAAACCGGTGGGACGCGAATATATGCAGAAACGAAAGCTGTCTCGTAAGCCATTACGTCCTCCAGTTTATTGCAACGCAGCATGCTGCGGGATATCGGTGTAGTAAGGCTGCCGCGAGAGTAGCCTTTTCCGGTCTGCCTCCGCGGGGTAGGCGCCCGACCCTCTCCCACGCCCCCGCCTGGTAGTCTCCCC is drawn from Phreatobacter oligotrophus and contains these coding sequences:
- a CDS encoding molybdate ABC transporter substrate-binding protein; its protein translation is MARELPKRIVAVALALLAVVGSALAQEERPLRVIAANAVKGGLQELSELYQEQSGRRVEITWSGTEATTRRIAGGEAFDIVLIGSDAIGKLVEAGYLAADGQKPVARTGVAMAVRSGYAPPPIGNAEAIRSAVVAAPRLAYSAGPSGAYVEALLARLGVSDLVAPKLSRPLSGAEVARLVASGQVDLAFAQVSEFLGVPGIQYLGPLRENLQNYTTYVAAVPSRGHHGDAASFIRFITSQAASNAIRTMGMEQPR